In Spirochaeta isovalerica, one DNA window encodes the following:
- a CDS encoding CDP-glycerol glycerophosphotransferase family protein: MIKVNFSIKKILKSFLSKNKLIKRVSISTILRKQEKMYFRITQKQKIQQNLMVFSSFRGRSYSCNPKAIYEEIIKDHRFSHFNFVWFFEEPNLFENLFNNLRTKVVKYYSKEYYKILASSKVWIFNMAVPPYVFPKKEQIYIQTWHGTPLKRIGCDLDFTKNAINDETDIFKSYNREGEIITHLISPSPFATEKLKSAFNLINLNREEIIWETGYPRNDILNSFIPQKQERIKQKLGIPEDKKIILYAPTWRDNQYSSRFGFTYNLQADFNKMQKHLSDQYIILFRAHYLVANSFRFDDYKGFVFDVSDIDDINDLYLVSDLLITDYSSVFFDFANVEKPVIFYMYDLEEYRDEIRGFYLDINELPGPIVQTEEALVEAIIKSIDRDISSDRHFQIFKKKFTNLDDGNASKRVLDNLWKEIN; the protein is encoded by the coding sequence ATGATTAAAGTTAATTTTAGTATAAAAAAAATTCTAAAGAGTTTTCTATCAAAAAATAAGCTTATTAAACGGGTTAGTATCAGTACTATTCTTAGAAAACAAGAAAAGATGTATTTTCGTATTACTCAAAAACAGAAAATTCAACAAAACTTAATGGTTTTCTCTTCTTTTAGAGGTAGATCCTATAGTTGTAATCCCAAAGCAATATATGAAGAAATAATCAAAGATCATAGATTTTCACATTTCAATTTTGTTTGGTTTTTTGAAGAACCAAATTTATTTGAAAATCTGTTTAATAATTTAAGAACAAAAGTCGTAAAGTATTATTCTAAAGAATATTATAAAATATTGGCTTCATCAAAAGTCTGGATTTTCAATATGGCTGTACCACCCTATGTATTCCCTAAAAAAGAACAGATTTATATCCAGACATGGCATGGCACACCTCTGAAAAGAATTGGTTGTGATTTAGATTTTACCAAAAATGCCATAAATGATGAGACTGACATATTTAAAAGCTACAATAGAGAGGGAGAAATAATAACTCATTTAATTTCACCTTCTCCGTTTGCAACAGAGAAATTGAAATCCGCCTTTAATCTGATTAACTTAAATCGGGAAGAAATAATTTGGGAAACCGGTTATCCTAGAAATGATATTCTCAATTCGTTTATTCCTCAAAAACAGGAAAGAATCAAGCAGAAACTGGGAATCCCCGAAGATAAGAAAATCATATTATATGCCCCAACCTGGCGGGATAACCAATATTCCTCCCGTTTCGGTTTTACCTACAATTTACAAGCCGACTTTAATAAGATGCAAAAGCATCTTTCCGATCAATATATAATCCTTTTTCGAGCACATTATCTTGTCGCTAACTCTTTTAGATTTGATGATTATAAAGGCTTCGTTTTTGATGTCTCCGATATCGATGACATAAACGATCTCTATTTAGTAAGTGATTTATTGATTACAGATTATTCCAGTGTCTTTTTCGATTTTGCTAATGTTGAAAAACCTGTTATATTTTATATGTATGATCTGGAGGAATATCGTGATGAAATTCGAGGTTTCTATCTCGATATCAACGAACTACCTGGTCCGATTGTACAAACCGAAGAAGCCCTTGTAGAAGCTATAATAAAATCAATAGATAGAGATATAAGTTCAGATCGTCATTTTCAGATTTTTAAGAAAAAGTTCACTAATTTAGATGATGGAAATGCCTCTAAAAGAGTTCTTGATAATTTATGGAAAGAAATAAATTGA
- a CDS encoding CDP-glycerol glycerophosphotransferase family protein has protein sequence MEKIILYLLLILPILPIIRYDDFFLISSLISFSLIIQYLIDLTDNESKVGKVLYLLKSNGFDFIFRFSFLMVYLVTHKNNTFLLLLFFYLLNEVSIIGIRFISRIKEKVFDKGFFKTQKETQLFIEKLSVDTKSVFSFHTEFLGLPLIVYFFYYSNHYGNIFLIVYSLWLLFIFINICNYILKTTNYLQNEGSKTFIRQQVKQYSPQLILYGSGMKGSSYQMNQWLCFFEQLPFKTLIMLRESDYLKGLNNTNLPILYSRKVEDTDLGIVKSVKAIFYPANGQKNAQLLRYFNLSHVFINHGESDKAVNISKFLKAYDLLFLAGPMAYDRFSNVGIKINNDAIKYVGRPQLEDKLNIVKSDGSPIGKILYAPTWEGFNDSVNYCSISENLFEGILGLVEDNFEVIFKPHPYTGNRIKDLKNILSKFKALSDKSSNFKFYEDIDIHELMNESDLLISDVSSVLNDYLFTEKPIILTNINQTDSFSSIEFPSSKACYILKKDMSLLSLVQKIEENDIMIQKRVDVKHYSLGVHEISMKDSFISAINELL, from the coding sequence ATGGAAAAAATTATATTATATTTATTATTAATTCTACCCATTTTACCTATTATTAGATATGATGATTTTTTTCTAATATCATCATTAATTTCTTTTTCATTGATTATACAATATTTGATCGATTTAACAGATAATGAATCAAAAGTTGGTAAAGTTCTCTATTTACTGAAATCTAATGGATTTGATTTTATCTTTAGGTTTTCCTTTTTAATGGTTTATCTAGTAACTCACAAAAATAATACATTTCTATTACTTCTATTCTTTTATCTTCTTAATGAAGTATCAATTATTGGAATTAGATTTATATCAAGAATAAAGGAAAAAGTATTCGATAAAGGCTTTTTCAAAACACAAAAAGAGACTCAATTATTTATAGAAAAACTATCTGTTGATACAAAGTCAGTATTTTCTTTTCATACAGAATTTCTAGGATTACCATTAATCGTCTATTTCTTTTATTATTCTAATCATTATGGAAATATATTTTTAATAGTATATTCCCTTTGGTTATTATTTATATTTATAAATATTTGTAATTATATTTTAAAGACAACGAATTATTTACAGAATGAAGGTTCTAAAACTTTTATTCGACAACAAGTAAAACAATATAGTCCTCAATTGATTCTTTATGGAAGTGGAATGAAAGGATCTTCATACCAGATGAATCAATGGTTGTGTTTTTTTGAGCAATTGCCTTTTAAAACATTAATCATGTTAAGAGAATCGGATTATCTTAAAGGACTAAATAATACAAATTTACCAATTCTATATTCAAGAAAAGTTGAAGATACTGATTTGGGAATTGTTAAGTCTGTCAAAGCTATATTTTATCCGGCAAATGGTCAAAAGAACGCCCAGTTGTTAAGATATTTTAATTTGTCCCATGTTTTTATTAATCATGGAGAAAGTGATAAAGCTGTTAATATCAGTAAATTTTTAAAAGCTTATGACTTACTTTTTCTTGCAGGTCCAATGGCATATGATCGCTTTTCAAATGTCGGAATAAAAATCAATAATGATGCAATTAAGTATGTTGGTCGTCCTCAACTTGAAGATAAACTCAATATTGTGAAAAGTGATGGCAGTCCAATAGGTAAAATTTTATATGCACCAACCTGGGAAGGATTCAATGACTCAGTTAATTACTGCTCAATATCTGAAAATCTATTTGAAGGTATATTAGGTCTGGTTGAGGACAACTTTGAAGTTATTTTTAAACCTCATCCTTACACTGGAAATAGAATTAAGGATTTAAAGAATATTTTATCAAAATTTAAAGCTCTTTCTGATAAATCCAGTAATTTCAAGTTTTATGAAGATATTGATATTCATGAATTAATGAATGAATCTGATTTATTGATTAGTGATGTTTCAAGTGTTCTTAATGACTATCTCTTTACAGAAAAGCCAATTATTCTAACAAATATTAACCAAACTGATTCGTTCTCTTCTATTGAGTTCCCCAGTTCTAAAGCTTGTTATATTTTAAAGAAAGATATGTCTTTACTATCTCTTGTTCAAAAAATTGAGGAAAACGATATAATGATTCAAAAGAGGGTTGATGTAAAACATTATTCACTTGGAGTACATGAAATATCAATGAAGGATAGTTTTATATCTGCAATTAATGAACTTTTATAA
- the tagD gene encoding glycerol-3-phosphate cytidylyltransferase, which translates to MAKTIITYGTFDMFHIGHLKLLKRLSKLGDKLIVAVSTDEFNSVKGKKVLIPYKHRAEIVRSIKFVDEVIPETRWEQKIEDVEKYNVDIFAIGEDWKGKFDFLKDKCEVVYLERTPNVSTTELKKSLKHLLTISQDDLKQAFDVLETLRKDLE; encoded by the coding sequence ATGGCTAAGACAATTATAACATATGGAACATTCGATATGTTTCATATAGGACATTTAAAATTACTTAAAAGACTTAGTAAATTAGGGGATAAATTAATAGTCGCTGTTTCAACAGATGAATTTAATTCAGTAAAAGGAAAGAAGGTTCTTATACCATATAAACATAGAGCAGAAATAGTTAGATCTATAAAATTTGTTGATGAAGTTATACCTGAAACTAGATGGGAACAAAAGATTGAAGATGTTGAAAAGTATAATGTCGATATCTTTGCAATTGGCGAGGATTGGAAAGGCAAGTTTGACTTTTTAAAAGATAAATGTGAAGTTGTATACCTTGAGCGTACCCCTAATGTCTCAACTACGGAACTGAAAAAATCATTGAAGCATTTATTAACAATATCACAAGATGATCTAAAACAGGCCTTTGATGTTTTGGAGACCTTAAGAAAAGACTTAGAGTAA
- a CDS encoding CDP-glycerol glycerophosphotransferase family protein, with protein MSKLKKIFDKYTLLLLTIGTFSVNSDFYFICMPLIVNLVLKIKYMRRNKFINLGKSGLLLNSYSADNLNYSRYYLLQRRIDKLTYKYFIPFLFVTAITSCFIEKNNNLINLTYIIELFKLLNIVFLTVIGLIQFPLLEYYRSQLLKISKKFRKEYKPDYILFSAGSSATAYQLKQWETILERINEKYNVVVIAYSKSLLDYCRSLKVPSIFIGDTGKLHSYMLGFDREDGTNPIKAVFYINNGVFNASSLVLRKFKHIHLNHGDSDKAANALHTSKDYDYIFIAGNAALERYKKAGWDLSKIHQVGRPQLKELTEMSKKDSGEEKKIIFYAPTYEGHRNSDCYSSLYRMGFKIVSDIIESNEFILYFKAHPYTGEYAQNFRIEMKKIKRLISINSQSGHRYFDKDEKLYPHLSKASLLIGDVSSVSVDFLSTGKPLVATNPFNVDPENESISKAVPFWKGAIMLNYNNNNFNVIDTIRHAFENPNPFASDIAKHYFGENVFHLSNIEDNFISVLENLDVDDHETSYDIKNYIPRENIIFAHGKS; from the coding sequence ATGTCAAAATTGAAGAAAATATTTGATAAATATACACTCCTTCTATTAACGATAGGAACATTTTCAGTAAATAGTGATTTTTATTTTATATGTATGCCTCTCATAGTAAATCTTGTTCTGAAAATAAAATATATGAGAAGAAATAAATTTATTAACTTAGGGAAAAGTGGTTTATTGCTGAATTCATACTCAGCAGATAACTTAAACTATTCAAGATACTATCTCCTTCAAAGAAGAATAGATAAGTTAACATATAAATATTTTATACCGTTCTTATTTGTTACAGCTATCACATCATGTTTTATTGAAAAAAATAATAATTTAATTAATTTAACATACATTATTGAACTATTTAAACTTTTGAATATAGTATTTCTTACAGTAATCGGTCTTATTCAGTTTCCTTTGCTAGAGTATTATAGGTCTCAGCTTTTAAAAATATCTAAAAAATTTAGGAAAGAGTATAAACCCGATTATATATTATTTAGTGCAGGGTCCAGTGCTACTGCATATCAATTAAAGCAATGGGAAACGATCTTAGAAAGAATTAACGAAAAATATAATGTTGTAGTAATAGCATATTCTAAGTCATTATTAGATTATTGCAGATCACTTAAAGTACCAAGTATTTTCATAGGCGATACAGGAAAACTTCATTCCTATATGCTTGGGTTTGATCGAGAAGATGGAACTAATCCTATAAAGGCAGTATTTTATATTAATAATGGTGTTTTTAATGCTTCTTCTCTCGTATTAAGAAAGTTCAAACATATCCATTTGAATCACGGAGATAGCGATAAAGCAGCAAACGCCTTACACACTTCAAAAGATTATGATTATATATTCATTGCTGGCAATGCTGCATTAGAAAGATATAAAAAAGCAGGATGGGATCTCTCAAAAATTCATCAAGTCGGAAGACCTCAGTTAAAAGAACTTACAGAAATGTCAAAAAAAGATTCTGGTGAAGAAAAGAAAATTATTTTTTATGCTCCAACTTATGAAGGACATCGAAATTCAGATTGTTATTCGTCACTTTACAGAATGGGATTCAAGATAGTCAGCGATATTATTGAATCCAATGAATTCATACTCTACTTTAAGGCTCATCCATATACAGGAGAATATGCTCAGAATTTCAGAATTGAAATGAAGAAAATTAAGCGATTGATCTCAATAAATAGTCAATCAGGACACCGTTATTTTGATAAAGATGAAAAACTATATCCGCATTTATCAAAAGCTTCACTCCTGATTGGCGATGTTTCAAGTGTTAGTGTAGATTTTTTATCAACAGGTAAGCCTCTTGTTGCTACTAATCCCTTTAATGTCGATCCTGAAAATGAAAGCATAAGCAAAGCTGTTCCGTTCTGGAAAGGTGCAATTATGCTTAACTATAATAACAATAATTTTAATGTTATCGATACCATAAGACATGCCTTTGAGAACCCAAATCCGTTTGCATCAGATATTGCAAAGCATTATTTTGGAGAAAATGTTTTTCATTTGAGTAATATTGAAGACAATTTCATATCTGTGCTTGAGAATCTGGATGTTGATGATCATGAAACATCATATGATATTAAAAATTATATACCTAGGGAAAATATCATTTTTGCCCATGGAAAAAGCTGA
- a CDS encoding adenylyltransferase/cytidyltransferase family protein, with protein sequence MVIGYTSGVYDLFHIGHLNLLRNAKSMCDKLIVGVTTDELMLVYKKKSTFIPFNERCEIVRSIKYVDAVVPQVDMDKLKQWEKLKFNVLFVGDDWHNTEKWQTIEGKLKDVNVQVIYFPYTKGVSSTKLNAMLVDQRSK encoded by the coding sequence ATGGTTATCGGTTATACATCAGGTGTTTATGACTTGTTTCATATAGGTCATCTAAATCTTCTTAGAAATGCAAAAAGCATGTGCGATAAATTGATAGTTGGTGTGACTACTGATGAGCTTATGCTCGTTTATAAAAAAAAATCAACTTTTATACCTTTTAATGAAAGGTGTGAGATTGTTAGATCAATTAAATATGTAGATGCCGTTGTTCCTCAGGTCGATATGGATAAATTGAAACAATGGGAAAAATTGAAATTTAATGTCTTGTTTGTAGGGGATGATTGGCACAATACAGAGAAGTGGCAAACTATCGAAGGAAAATTGAAAGACGTCAATGTTCAAGTTATTTATTTTCCATATACAAAAGGCGTCTCATCAACTAAATTGAATGCAATGCTAGTTGATCAAAGGTCTAAATAA
- a CDS encoding DUF362 domain-containing protein yields the protein MNVAYNGCDNYSLKTVEESFLGLCDKLNLDSENPFKDIIKKGNTVFIKPNWVAHEYRQSAKEIDDVFSTITHPSVIKVVAKYVDVALDGDGEIIIGDNPSIDCDFKELMKLQDLSSLHEELKTTVKILDLRPEWCDNLENYGIKHKMVKQEGDPKGVVKVNLGKDSKFFKINNKLFRGVYTDRTETIRRHSKDLQEYEFSASLANADVYISIPKMKTHHKVGTTLNLKGMVGTQANKNLLVHWRIGFPAIGGDEYSSFKEWFVYKFKKIKKRGAWAGNDTIWRMVVDLYNSFNKIRERKTFSVVDGIIGGDVNGPFYPRSKNSKVLIAGEDLLEVDLVTSRLMGFNIKKIPYLWNLVKEKKMNLSEISVLGQNKTDLGRILEKDELYFDYRTPTSWKLLKDFEET from the coding sequence ATGAATGTAGCCTATAATGGATGCGATAATTATTCATTAAAAACTGTCGAAGAATCCTTCTTGGGCCTTTGCGATAAATTAAATTTGGATTCGGAAAATCCATTTAAAGATATTATAAAAAAAGGGAATACTGTTTTCATTAAACCTAATTGGGTCGCTCATGAGTATAGACAGTCAGCTAAAGAAATTGATGATGTTTTCTCAACTATAACGCATCCGTCGGTAATTAAAGTCGTAGCGAAATACGTTGATGTAGCTTTAGATGGGGACGGTGAAATAATCATAGGTGATAATCCTTCTATCGATTGTGATTTTAAAGAGCTAATGAAACTTCAAGATTTATCCAGTTTGCATGAAGAGCTTAAAACCACCGTTAAAATTCTCGATCTTAGACCTGAATGGTGTGATAATCTGGAAAATTACGGAATCAAACATAAGATGGTAAAACAAGAAGGAGACCCGAAAGGGGTCGTGAAGGTCAATCTTGGAAAGGATTCAAAATTTTTTAAGATAAATAACAAACTGTTTCGTGGAGTTTATACAGATCGAACCGAGACAATTAGACGACACAGCAAGGACTTACAAGAATATGAATTTTCTGCATCTTTGGCAAATGCTGATGTATACATCTCCATACCAAAAATGAAAACACATCATAAAGTGGGTACGACTCTAAATCTTAAGGGTATGGTAGGCACTCAGGCAAATAAAAATTTGCTTGTACATTGGAGAATCGGTTTTCCAGCAATTGGTGGGGATGAATATTCTAGTTTTAAAGAATGGTTTGTTTATAAATTTAAGAAGATTAAAAAGAGGGGAGCCTGGGCAGGAAATGATACTATTTGGAGAATGGTTGTAGACCTTTACAACTCGTTCAATAAAATAAGGGAACGAAAAACATTTTCAGTAGTTGACGGTATCATAGGTGGAGATGTCAATGGACCTTTTTATCCTAGATCTAAAAATTCTAAAGTCTTAATTGCAGGAGAAGATTTGCTCGAGGTCGATTTAGTAACATCAAGGCTTATGGGATTTAATATTAAAAAAATACCATATTTATGGAATTTAGTTAAAGAGAAAAAGATGAATTTATCAGAAATTTCAGTTTTGGGACAGAATAAGACAGATTTAGGTAGAATCCTGGAAAAGGATGAATTGTATTTTGATTACAGAACTCCTACCAGCTGGAAGTTACTTAAAGATTTCGAGGAGACTTAA
- a CDS encoding asparagine synthase C-terminal domain-containing protein, which produces MVKSNEFCISSCLAFRYIADSKYCWENGLSPLPVDDESHELTAVKNSLEVKNFLKNEVNKTVEKQNAGILLSGGIDSAILAAFLPVGTNAYTIKFIADGAIDESIMASKFAKVYGLNHHVVEVTWNDYLKYTDALTMNKKSILHPVEVALYKASIVARSHGVEGLILGNGADSTFGGLDKLLSKDWEMNPFIERYSFINPENVLKEPKSIDYIYKKYDLEGHEYDYINFLKYVHGYGVIEAFNNAIRMSGLDIYEPYELLKMDEPLDLQRIRNGESKYILRDIYNELYPNLTLPEKIAFARPMDVWLKDWNKPASSVFKENFDYSSLRGDQKWLIYNIDRLLDLYGFNN; this is translated from the coding sequence ATGGTTAAATCTAATGAATTTTGCATAAGCTCATGTCTAGCATTCCGCTATATTGCTGATTCTAAATATTGCTGGGAAAATGGATTGTCACCATTGCCAGTCGACGATGAATCTCATGAATTAACAGCAGTAAAGAATTCTTTGGAAGTAAAGAATTTTCTCAAAAATGAAGTAAACAAAACAGTTGAAAAGCAGAATGCTGGTATTTTACTAAGTGGTGGTATTGATTCAGCTATCTTAGCAGCTTTTTTGCCCGTTGGAACTAATGCATACACAATCAAATTTATAGCAGATGGTGCTATTGATGAATCGATAATGGCATCTAAATTCGCTAAGGTGTATGGCTTAAACCATCATGTCGTAGAAGTAACATGGAATGATTATTTAAAATATACCGATGCTTTAACGATGAATAAAAAATCAATTCTCCATCCTGTCGAAGTCGCCTTGTACAAAGCTTCAATTGTTGCAAGAAGTCATGGCGTTGAAGGTTTGATATTAGGAAACGGGGCTGATTCAACATTCGGGGGCTTAGATAAATTACTTTCCAAAGATTGGGAGATGAATCCATTTATTGAGCGGTATTCTTTTATAAATCCAGAAAATGTCTTGAAGGAACCGAAGAGCATTGATTACATATATAAAAAATATGACCTTGAAGGCCATGAATATGACTACATAAATTTTTTGAAATATGTTCATGGCTATGGAGTCATTGAAGCCTTTAATAATGCGATAAGGATGTCCGGACTAGATATTTATGAGCCATATGAATTGCTGAAGATGGACGAACCTCTAGATTTGCAGAGAATCAGAAATGGAGAAAGTAAATATATATTAAGGGATATATATAATGAACTCTATCCCAATTTGACCCTTCCTGAGAAAATTGCATTTGCACGTCCTATGGACGTATGGCTTAAAGATTGGAATAAGCCTGCAAGCTCTGTGTTTAAAGAGAATTTTGATTATTCAAGTTTAAGAGGTGATCAAAAATGGCTTATATATAATATTGACAGATTATTGGATCTGTATGGTTTTAATAATTAA
- a CDS encoding ABC transporter ATP-binding protein, with translation MNQNVIEANNIGISFKEDGKRDDFKSILFRTLKGDWKKDPFWALSDISFSACEGEILGVIGSNGAGKTTLCRILGGLLKPDKGDIDINGDVSALLSLGAGFNDELSGRENVFLNGMMMGMTRKEVKKYFAEIHEFSGLGDFIDEPVKHYSKGMKARLGFSIAAMLEPETLVLDETLATGDMDFRKRSGAKIQELVDKARMVVIVTHDMDFVEQNCSRAIWIDGGVVRMDGDPKEVAEEYSSQVPEYKPVKKKARIDFVQTKLIESDKTIVDVKNLTVSFRSKGKIFKALDDVCFSVKQGEILGIIGSNGAGKTTLCRTLTGIYKPDNGSVTVNSEISALLQLGSGFNRQLTARDNIILNGLMLGRSRKEIKALQDEIIEFSGLEKHQYKTVKSFSSGMKSRLGFSIAQAVQPELFIIDEALSPGDAAFQKKASLTMQEMIKKAEAVIVVTHSMAFVEKVCTRAIWFENGKIVLDGIPSDVISPYSKS, from the coding sequence ATGAATCAGAATGTTATTGAAGCGAATAATATCGGTATATCTTTCAAAGAGGATGGCAAAAGGGATGATTTCAAATCCATCCTGTTCAGAACTCTGAAAGGGGATTGGAAAAAAGATCCCTTCTGGGCTCTTTCCGATATCAGTTTTTCTGCCTGTGAAGGGGAAATCCTGGGGGTAATTGGTTCAAATGGCGCCGGGAAAACAACTCTCTGCCGGATTCTCGGTGGTTTATTGAAGCCTGATAAGGGTGATATTGATATTAATGGAGATGTTTCTGCACTTCTCTCTCTGGGAGCCGGTTTTAATGATGAGCTATCCGGGCGAGAGAATGTTTTTCTCAATGGTATGATGATGGGGATGACCCGGAAGGAAGTAAAGAAATATTTTGCAGAAATTCATGAGTTTTCCGGATTGGGAGATTTTATCGATGAACCTGTTAAACACTATTCCAAAGGGATGAAAGCGCGATTGGGGTTTAGTATAGCCGCCATGCTGGAGCCGGAGACTCTGGTTCTGGATGAGACTCTGGCTACGGGAGATATGGATTTCAGGAAGCGGTCTGGAGCTAAAATCCAGGAACTTGTCGATAAAGCCAGAATGGTTGTTATTGTGACTCACGATATGGACTTTGTTGAGCAGAACTGCTCCCGGGCCATTTGGATCGATGGCGGAGTCGTCCGGATGGATGGAGATCCGAAAGAAGTCGCAGAGGAATATAGCTCTCAGGTTCCCGAATATAAACCGGTAAAGAAAAAAGCCCGTATTGATTTTGTACAGACTAAGCTTATTGAAAGTGACAAGACTATTGTAGATGTTAAGAATCTGACTGTCAGTTTTCGGTCAAAAGGTAAAATTTTCAAGGCTTTGGATGATGTATGTTTTTCTGTCAAGCAGGGAGAGATTCTGGGGATTATTGGCTCCAATGGAGCTGGCAAGACTACTTTATGCAGGACTTTAACCGGGATTTATAAGCCGGATAATGGTTCTGTTACGGTAAATAGTGAGATTTCGGCACTTCTTCAGCTTGGCTCCGGGTTTAACAGGCAGTTGACTGCCCGTGATAATATTATTCTCAATGGGCTAATGCTGGGACGATCCAGGAAAGAGATTAAGGCCCTACAGGACGAGATTATTGAGTTTTCCGGTTTGGAAAAGCATCAGTATAAAACGGTAAAGAGTTTTTCAAGCGGTATGAAGTCCCGTTTGGGTTTCAGTATTGCGCAGGCGGTTCAGCCTGAATTGTTTATTATTGATGAGGCGCTTAGTCCCGGTGATGCTGCTTTTCAGAAAAAGGCTAGTTTGACTATGCAGGAGATGATTAAGAAGGCTGAGGCTGTTATTGTTGTTACGCATAGTATGGCTTTTGTTGAGAAAGTATGTACCCGTGCAATCTGGTTTGAAAATGGTAAGATCGTCTTAGATGGTATTCCATCAGATGTAATAAGTCCGTATTCAAAGTCCTAG
- a CDS encoding ABC transporter permease translates to MIKYLKDLWKRKDLLLYLVTSGLKAQHRNSFLGYFWWLLDPLLNVVVYYFMVSVVLGRGGENYPVFLVIGLVVFRFFSTTLASSAKAITKNAGIISQIYLPKAIFGFGTTLTQSINFLFGLVVIAIFLVIFQTIPGWEVLWLPYVLLMQVLFQAALALLISYLCVFIRDIENLISHITRIMRYAAPVIWEADRLPAKYSWVVEYNPFAWILDGYRSILMYNRLPNLMALAYVGVSSLLFIFLMLFFYQRNEHRIIKAL, encoded by the coding sequence ATGATTAAGTATCTGAAGGATCTTTGGAAGCGAAAAGATCTGTTGTTATATCTGGTTACTTCAGGGTTGAAAGCCCAGCATAGAAATTCCTTTTTAGGATATTTTTGGTGGCTGCTCGATCCGTTATTGAACGTTGTGGTTTACTATTTTATGGTATCTGTCGTTCTGGGGCGCGGCGGGGAAAATTATCCGGTTTTTCTGGTTATTGGTCTTGTTGTTTTCCGTTTTTTCAGTACGACGTTGGCATCATCTGCTAAAGCCATTACAAAAAACGCCGGGATAATTTCGCAGATATACCTTCCTAAAGCCATTTTCGGTTTTGGAACAACTTTAACTCAGAGTATAAACTTCCTTTTCGGTCTGGTGGTTATTGCTATTTTTCTTGTTATATTTCAAACCATACCGGGTTGGGAAGTTCTCTGGTTGCCGTATGTGTTGCTGATGCAGGTCCTGTTTCAGGCGGCATTGGCTCTGCTTATCTCTTATCTTTGTGTATTTATAAGGGATATTGAGAATTTGATAAGTCATATAACCCGGATAATGCGTTATGCCGCTCCGGTAATCTGGGAAGCCGATAGGCTGCCGGCAAAATACAGCTGGGTTGTTGAATATAATCCATTTGCCTGGATTCTCGATGGCTACCGTTCCATTCTTATGTATAATCGGCTACCTAATTTAATGGCTCTGGCTTATGTGGGAGTTTCTTCCCTACTGTTTATTTTCCTTATGCTTTTCTTTTATCAGAGAAATGAACATAGAATTATCAAGGCTTTATAG